Sequence from the Candoia aspera isolate rCanAsp1 chromosome 7, rCanAsp1.hap2, whole genome shotgun sequence genome:
gaattccccagccagcgtgctggctgggggattctgggagttgaagtccacacatcttaaaggtgctgaggttgagaaacactggcctagtgcAAACCCAACTTATCTGGTCCATTTATGGTCCAGTGTTTTTAGTGAACACAgagaaatgggttaattcagtagtCAATGAAGGGTATTATGTAAAAATGAACTCAACTTTCAGAGGACTTCAAAGCTATTCAGAATTCTTTGGGGGTTATTTCTTCACATGCCTGGAGAAGGATCAGAGGGGTTGCCAAATGTCTAGAATCTTCTGACAATGGAGAAAGACTGAAGACCGCACAGTCCTCCAGATATTTCCAACCTACCATTCTCCGCATCTTCAGAATCAGCCAACACTAAGAGGTATGGAGAACTATCATTCTGCAGTTCTTCACCCCTGAGCTGTTGGCATCTCCATGACAGGAGGCAGCTCTTGGGGAACAGCCCAGAGTGGCATCTGGCAGGGTAGGGATCAGTGGGCAGGAGATTTGAATGAGCGGTTTAGCCACTTGTATGGTGACCCTGAAGCAGTGAGGCAGCCCACAAGCAAGACAAAAGGGAAGGGAGGCATGCTTTATAATTGCAAAACAACTCAGAATGTTTGTAATAGGAAAAGTAGAGGGTGCTCAGGACCCCTGTGGCCATGTTGACATGACATGATGAATCCCAAGCCAGGAACCACATTCTAGTGTTGTGTGAAAACCAAGCTTGGGCGTTGCATGAAGCCAGATACCTCTTCTGCTCTAACCCTGCATTGTATGAATGAAACTTCAGTTCTGCAGAAAGCACTGAAGCCACAGTTTACAGGAAAGGTTAAGCAGCAGCTGATAGACTTGGCTGTTAACGTGGGAAGACCACTGCCATGTCTACTTCCCCACCATCTGCCAAGGGTGCCAGGCCCTGTTGCAGGCTTAAATAAAGACATCCACATTCTTCTCGACCAGAACACTGAACTGGCACTGAAAACCTCTCCAGCTAACTTATAAAGAGGTTCCCACAACAGCTCCAGAGTCGTATGGCATGAGAAACAGGCTTAGGTTCTTCAGGGTGCAGCGTGTTTCACTGTACCCTTCAAAAGGAGCTTCAGATACATTATCACATTCCAAAGGAGCCAGTTCAGAATTCACCTGGAACAAACCCAGAAAAACAAATTACTTTAGTTAACCCATTAAGCATGTTGTACACACCCATCTAGTGTGAAGTTCAATAGCACAGACCCCCTGGCGTTGATGGGAGAACTTCTGGATGGGCGTGAAATGCAGGTGGAACAGCTGTCCCCTGCCAGTTCAGCCGATTCACTAActaaaaaaacacaacacaacactgcAACAGAAAGAGTGTGTTTTTATTTCCCATTCAAGGCTAAGAGAGCATCATCTCCAAGCTAAGTTCAGCGCTGGTGCTTGCCGAGGTTCCTCTTGGGTGTGCATCCAGTTTTGCTACCAAGAATTGCAGACAAAAGGTCTTCATCAGCTCCTCCAGTTCTCAGTTTGCAAATCAAGTTCTTTAACCTGAGGAGGAATCTCTGATTTTTTTGGAgaaggtgggggtggagaaagagCACATCTTTGGGGGTGGAAAATTCCAAGAAGCGACAAGCTACAGCTCGCCTCCAACCAAATTCTCAGCTACGCTGCatggaaatgaagaaaagaagTGATAACAGAGAATTGGTGAGAAACACCCAGTGAccacatttttgaaaaataaagagctATAACATTTTTCCAGTTGGAAAGAAACTAAAATGCATCAGTacttttgttgttcagtcgtcaagtcgtgtccgaccctccatgaccccatggaccatagcacaccaggccttcctgtcctccactgtctcccggagttcgctcagattcatgttcattgcatcggtgatactatctagccatctcctcctctgccatccccttctccttctgccttcagtctttcctagcaccaaggtcttttccagtgagtatCAGTACTAGCAACCGAATTAAACAACTCAATGTGGGAAGCAAAATTCTGGTTGCATTCAATGATTGGACTGTTTTGGGCCTATATGTTGCATGAATCATGGTGACTGAGATTTATACACCCCTGGTTTACATGTTAGCATGCTGTGAGACCCAAATCAATTGAAGTTTTGTTCAATAATCCCTTCTTAAAGTAAACATGGCTTACTCCAACGTTTGCACCCCAGTACTATGGTTAGGTGATCTTCAAATCTGCCAAGCTCAAAACACAGAACAAAAATCACTCAAAAACACACATCCATTACTAGGAAGCAACAatcaaaatgaaattgaaatgaagCTGCTATATCTGTTGGAGTAACAAACAATGATCCCACTTCATGCCTCAGCCCCACTCCATGgaatagaaatattttacatatgTCTGGTTGTGCCAAAAAAAATTCCTACCAATTCCTATGAGGTGGAGCTGTGGATGCACCAAGCCACCATTCTCCTTGAAAGACCCAGAGAACAATCACTCATAAACTCCACTGAaccatatgtttttttaaaaatctgcagtttCAGATTTGAAAGGAATCTGCTCAGCTCTGAAATGCAGCCAAGCTACAATAAAATCACTGGTGTCTTGACAGCATCCCACAAACAACACCAATGATACAAATTCACAGGTCACACAAGTAGGGCTTGCTCAGGGACCTTCCATGTACAGGTTCTGTGCTAGTCTTAGATGTCCTCAGAGGAGACATCACAGTAATGATGCAGGGGAGACTAGTCCAGAACTCGCTTGTGGAAAGACCCTGAGTAAACTCTACTTGTGTGACCTGTGAACACACCCTGTATGATCCAAGAACTGTGTCTCAAGGTTGGGCAGTTGGCACCTGCACAGGTCTTCTTGGACTGATGCCATCGAACGTTGCCCTGCCTTTCTTCCCACTCAACACACCAGAGAGAGAAATCCAGCTGATCATGGATCCTGTTAAGCCCCAACTTGTTTGACGGTGTTTTCTTGCATAAACCACAATCAACCAGGTCTGTGAAGCTGCCGGGTCATAAAGGAGTTTGTTTGCTTTGACTTTGTGAAGTGTGTGACTCACTTTACGCACCCAGAAAACACTTCCTTTTCTAAAGGAGAGATCAACACAGTCAGATGCAAAGATACATCTTCTCCCAGCTTCTGGACTGTGGTCTTCAGCTTCTGGTGGACTGGTCCCAATTGATGAGCTCAGCCACCATTTCAACCAGCGGTTGGTAGTCTGAACCCCCAGAAGTGAATTCAATCCTTGGCCCTCGTTCTTCACCCCCTCCAAGCCCCTCTTCTCACCACTAACCAAAAAAATCAGTGCTGCAATTTCCTGCCATCTTGAGGGGAGAAATCAGAAGTCTCCACgaggtcaaaaaattcaagatggtagctgtgaccGTGTAGTCAACCCCCTGCCCTTTATACAGgcaccatcatcttgacttttttgaacattGCAACAGGGCAGATGTCCCtggaaatacataaaaacagcaGTGTTACATCCTGCTCCTGATGTTAGAATAATGAAAGGCATACCGACTACTCTCAAAACATTCTCCCCAAAGCCAGAACAAGAAAAGCTATTAATCCCAGCCCTGTCTATGTGGGTGATCCTTTCTAACCAGTTTGGTCCATTCATCGTGGCCCTCAAGACTCCATAAAAGCTTAAATGTGGCTTCTCCCTATCCACAGCTGATTTACTGATTGGAATTTACTGATTAATATGAACAGAGCTTTCCACATAGGAAGCGGTGGATTTGCCATTATAATGAAATTCTGAGCAAATTACTTTCAGAGAGTGAGACTGCCTATCATTCAGTAGTtcgggctttttaaaaaaaaaagtctattcaCTGTTTCCAGTATATCTGGAAAACCGAAGAAatagcaaaggaaggaaggagggagggaaggacggaaggaaggagggaaagagaaaggaagagaaggagcattTGTAAGGAGATCAGAGGGTTTGTCCAAAACCACAATACATCCTAGAAATGTCCTGGTTCAAATTCTCATTGCTTCTCCCGTTTCCCCTTTCTTCCTCACCGTACAAATAGGGGCATAATCCATAATCTCAATCTGTACCAAGACAAGAGCTGCTCTCCTTTATGATGCTTCCTTCTTTGCCAGCATGCTCACAAACTCGTCAAAGGTGACTTTCCCATCTCCATCCATGTCAGCCTCCTTGACCATGTCCTCCACCTTCTCATCGGTGAAGGTCTCCTGGAGGTGGACCAGAATGTGCTCAAGGGAGCGCATGACTGTCCCCAGCTCCTTCCTGGAGATCACACCATCGCCATCCACGTCAAAGTGTGAGAAGGTCTCTTGAAAGACACCAATCTCTGCTTCGGTGAATTCATGAGACATGTTGCCAATCGCGTTGTCCAATGCAGTGTCTCTCCTCAAGAAAAGTGCCCTCTTGGTTTCTCTGGTGAGACAGGAAAATCTGGTGTCTGTTATTAGGAGAGAAGGGGCCAAAAAGTTCAGTCTCCACCTCCTTGTGGCTTAAGGCCTAGGTATGGAACCCAGGAACCTGTTGGAATACCTTCCTTGCCGCAAGAGAAGATGGATTGTTGTTGGGTTGGTTGATGTAGGAGGTATCCCACAATCCACTGCAACCTCAGGCATGGGTGCAAGGTGGAAATGTCTTGATTTCGTTGCACGACATGCCTGGCTTTATGGCATCAGAACAACACTGTGGTAACCCTGATGTTATAATGAAGCAAAAGCCATAGAATCGCCCAGTGGTCTTCACACATTCCTTTTCTTAGATTTCTTCAGCTTGTAGAAGATACTCC
This genomic interval carries:
- the LOC134500638 gene encoding calmodulin-like produces the protein MSHEFTEAEIGVFQETFSHFDVDGDGVISRKELGTVMRSLEHILVHLQETFTDEKVEDMVKEADMDGDGKVTFDEFVSMLAKKEAS